A genomic window from Sparus aurata chromosome 14, fSpaAur1.1, whole genome shotgun sequence includes:
- the LOC115595912 gene encoding piggyBac transposable element-derived protein 4-like — translation MPSTRDPTAEANPPGPTAYAVANAHDIVSTFLMFLTPAIDKIVLEMTNLEGFRKYGENWKDMSRTDLRAYIGLLILAGVYRSQGEAAASLWDAESGRAIFRATMPLKVFHTYSRMLRFDDRESRPERRATDKLAAIREVWDKWAERLPYLYNPGPDITVDEQMVPFRGRCPFRQYMPNKPARYGIKIWVACDSKSSYAWKMQVYTGKPTAGGSEKNQGMRVVLDGTEGLTGGHKTVTCDNFFTSYELGQRLLERDVAMVGTVRRNKPELPLALLASKNRQVLSSKFAFTSTTTLVSYMAKKNKNVMLMSTLHTEAPDDDAAGGRRKDGKPAIVLDYNSNKGGVDNLDKVIGTYSCRRMTARWPLVIFHNIIDVSSYNAFVLWREINPGWLPGKRNKRRLFLEQLGKALVTPLIQKRERLPRTAASASVVRAVQKNSAKCPLLSWRGHCDPPSSALALSWGGHCDPLALCTSAVVLAGSL, via the exons ATGCCATCCACCCGAGACC caacagcagaagCAAACCCACCGGGACCCACCGCGTACGCGGTTGCCAATGCCCACGACATTGTGTCGacatttctcatgtttctcactcCGGCGATAGACAAAATTGTGCTAGAAATGACAAATCTGGAGGGTTTCCGAAAGTACGGAGAAAACTGGAAAGACATGAGTAGAACCGACTTGCGCGCCTACATAGGGCTGCTAATCCTAGCAGGTGTCTACAGGTCCCAAGGCGAGGCCGCAGCCAGTCTATGGGACGCGGAGAGCGGTAGGGCAATTTTCCGTGCCACCATGCCTCTCAAAGTGTTTCACACTTACTCGAGAATGCTACGCTTTGACGATCGCGAGTCGAGACCCGAGAGACGCGCCACTGACAAACTGGCAGCCATAAGAGAGGTGTGGGATAAATGGGCCGAGCGGCTTCCGTACCTCTACAACCCAGGACCTGACATAACGGTGGATGAGCAAATGGTTCCCTTCAgag gtcGTTGTCCTTTCCGACAGTATATGCCAAACAAGCCGGCCAGGTATGGAATCAAGATATGGGTGGCGTGTGACTCAAAGTCAAGCTACGCCTGGAAAATGCAAGTCTACACCGGGAAGCCGACTGCCGGCGGTTCAGAGAAAAACCAGGGCATGAGGGTTGTGCTCGATGGCACAGAGGGGCTGACGGGTGGCCACAAAACTGTCACGTGTGACAACTTTTTTACCTCTTACGAGCTCGGACAGCGCCTCTTGGAGAGGGACGTCGCCATGGTCGGCACGGTCAGAAGAAACAAGCCCGAACTCCCGCTGGCGCTGCTCGCCTCCAAGAACAGACAAGTCTTGTCCTCAAAGTTTGCATTCACATCCACCACCACTTTGGTGTCCTAcatggcaaagaaaaacaagaacgtCATGCTCATGAGCACCTTGCACACAGAGGCTCCCGACGACGACGCCGCCGGCGGCCGTCGCAAAGATGGGAAACCGGCCATCGTTCTAGactacaacagcaacaaaggaGGTGTGGACAACTTGGATAAGGTGATTGGAACATACAGTTGTAGAAGAATGACCGCCCGCTGGCCCTTGGTCATCTTTCACAACATCATCGATGTTTCTTCGTACAATGCCTTTGTGTTGTGGCGAGAGATCAACCCTGGCTGGCTGCCGGGTAAACGAAACAAAAGGAGGCTGTTCCTGGAACAACTGGGAAAGGCGCTGGTGACTCCGCTCATCCAAAAAAGGGAGCGTTTGCCTCGCACGGCAGCGTCTGCCTCGGTCGTGAGAGCTGTTCAGAAAAATAGTGCTAAATGTC CGCTGTTGTCCTGGCggggtcactgtgaccctcCGTCCTctgcattagcattgtcctgggggggtcactgtgaccctctTGCCTTGTGCACTAGCGCCGTTGTCCTGGCggggtcactgtga
- the LOC115595708 gene encoding uncharacterized protein LOC115595708, with protein MASPVDVNAVDKVLEEMLKAEADNARSPGSSIEWTLRVQMLQAWKHDIAENHYACVLHQKSVTMASPVDVNAVDKVLEEMLKVEADNAQRPGSIKWASRIQMLLGWKHDIAEKHHGIGRFLDHILTDSESDAELLDCYHAKENPVKLMYKVIDRCLESEESAMKFLWVFFQMQTLLYLDLLKDGPRGKFVRRDPPVVELTEKVRSALGDKVEHLKNVTATPLYKNRILNVKCALDVLMTHNQLLPEEYAEFGVNKRSTTAMIRLLQKLCSDTAIPQANREFISLVVASFNLHVFDLPTMPLNDVLVFVK; from the exons ATGGCGAGCCCCGTCGATGTGAACGCGGTGGACAAAGTGTTGGAAGAAATGCTAAAGGCGGAAGCCGACAATGCCCGGAGCCCAGGCTCCTCAATCGAGTGGACTTTGCGTGTCCAGATGTTGCAGGCGTGGAAGCACGACATAGCAGAGAATCACTATG CCTGCGTGCTACACCAAAAGTCTGTGACCATGGCGAGCCCCGTCGATGTGAACGCGGTGGATAAAGTGTTGGAAGAAATGCTGAAGGTGGAAGCGGACAATGCCCAGAGGCCAGGCTCAATCAAGTGGGCTTCGCGCATCCAGATGCTGCTGGGGTGGAAGCACGACATAGCAGAGAAACACCATGGTATTGGACGCTTTCTGGATCATATCCTGACAGATTCAGAGTCAGATGCTGAGCTCCTTGACTGTTATCACGCTAAGGAGAATCCAGTTAAACTGATGTACAAAGTCATCGATCGCTGCCTCGAGAGCGAGGAAAGCGCAATGAAATTCCTATGGGTCTTTTTTCAGATGCAGACATTGCTCTACTTGGACCTGCTAAAAGACGGACCCAGGGGCAAGTTTG TCAGGAGAGATCCTCCCGTGGTGGAATTGACGGAGAAGGTGCGTTCTGCGCTCGGCGATAAGGTCGAGCATCTCAAAAACGTGACGGCGACACCCCTTTACAAGAACAGGATCCTGAATGTCAAATGCGCCCTGGACGTACTGATGACACACAATCAGCTGCTTCCAGAGGAATACGCCGAGTTTGGGGTAAACAAGCGCAGTACCACCGCTATGATTCGGCTACTGCAAAAACTGTGCAGCGACACCGCCATCCCTCAAGCCAACCGGGAGTTCATCTCATTGGTGGTGGCCTCCTTTAACCTGCACGTCTTTGACCTTCCGACGATGCCTCTGAATGATGTGCTAGTGTTTGtaaagtag
- the LOC115595914 gene encoding protein FAM200A-like yields the protein MAIRFRDLQQLDVPDWVMEPWKADAVSCEPEIQESLIDLQNDEEAKATFRTSGWRAMWVTQGQRFPPLGERVHLLLLAFPTSYLVEQGFSQALHMQTKYRNRLNLVSSGALRLKLTSQCPDVKKLAAAHQAQGSH from the coding sequence ATGGCGATTCGGTTCAGGGACCTCCAGCAGTTAGATGTGCCTGACTGGGTGATGGAGCCATGGAAAGcagatgctgtcagctgtgagcCCGAAATCCAGGAGAGCCTCATTGATCTCCAGAACGACGAAGAGGCAAAAGCAACGTTCCGGACCTCAGGTTGGCGTGCGATGTGGGTAACGCAAGGTCAGCGTTTTCCCCCGTTGGGGGAGAGGGTCCATCTCCTGCTCCTCGCTTTCCCCACGTCGTACCTCGTCGAACAGGGATTCAGCCAAGCGCTCCACATGCAGACGAAATACCGCAACCGTCTGAACCTGGTTAGCTCTGGCGCTCTCAGACTGAAACTAACATCCCAGTGTCCAGATGTGAAAAAGCTGGCAGCGGCCCACCAAGCACAGGGCTCTCACTag